The proteins below are encoded in one region of Amorphus orientalis:
- a CDS encoding P-II family nitrogen regulator yields the protein MKIVMAIIKPFKLDEVRDALTGIGVQGLTVTEVKGYGRQKGHTEIYRGTEYAVSFLPKLKIEVAVGSETVDRVVEAIAAAAKTGQIGDGKIFTYSIDQVVRIRTGETDAEAL from the coding sequence ATGAAAATCGTGATGGCCATAATCAAGCCGTTCAAGCTCGACGAGGTGCGCGATGCCCTCACGGGTATCGGCGTCCAGGGGCTGACCGTTACCGAGGTCAAGGGCTACGGCCGCCAGAAGGGGCACACCGAAATCTATCGGGGAACGGAATACGCCGTGAGCTTCCTGCCGAAGCTCAAGATCGAGGTGGCCGTTGGCTCCGAAACGGTGGACCGGGTGGTCGAGGCGATCGCCGCGGCTGCCAAGACCGGGCAGATCGGTGACGGAAAGATCTTCACCTACTCCATTGATCAGGTGGTGCGCATTCGCACCGGCGAAACAGACGCGGAAGCGCTGTGA
- a CDS encoding NepR family anti-sigma factor: protein MSGDKAKEAAGPGLDSQLQAQIGRKLKGMYDSYLNEPMPDHLVSLLEKLDAKSRSVSADDGGKGNE from the coding sequence GTGTCGGGTGACAAGGCAAAAGAAGCCGCTGGGCCGGGCCTCGATTCCCAGCTTCAGGCCCAGATCGGGCGGAAGCTGAAGGGGATGTACGATTCCTATCTCAACGAGCCGATGCCCGACCATCTCGTCTCGTTGCTGGAGAAGCTCGATGCCAAATCGCGTTCGGTCTCGGCGGACGACGGCGGGAAGGGCAACGAGTAA
- the urtC gene encoding urea ABC transporter permease subunit UrtC has product MTTISPILLTRFALGAIAILLVGSLVVIYLNLAFDPGDPWHVPTYVVSLLGKYLAFALLALSIDLVWGFGGVLTLGHGAFFALGGYAMGMYLMRQIGDRGVYGNPLLPDFMVFLNWDGLPWYWHGFDMFWFAALMVVLVPGLLAFVFGWLAFRSRVTGVYLSIITQAMTFALMLAFFRNEMGFGGNNGLTDFKDILGFSIQARETRAALFFATALALCLGLLLAIWLVRSRFGQALVAVRDAEARARFIGYRVEHYKLIIWTVSAAMAGVAGALYVPQVGIINPGEFAPANSIEAVIWVAVGGRGTLVGSIVGAVLVNFGKTYFTGAFPELWLFVLGALFVVVTVLLPRGIMGPFFGLIDRRRQRKLIAEQQESAARASAEREAGVDPDDTAMARGGAAE; this is encoded by the coding sequence ATGACCACCATCTCCCCCATCCTCCTGACCCGTTTCGCCCTCGGCGCGATCGCGATCCTGCTCGTCGGCTCGCTGGTGGTGATCTACCTGAACCTCGCCTTCGACCCGGGCGACCCCTGGCACGTGCCGACCTATGTCGTGAGCCTTCTGGGCAAGTATCTCGCCTTCGCGCTGCTGGCGCTGTCGATCGACCTGGTCTGGGGCTTCGGCGGCGTGCTGACCCTCGGCCACGGGGCGTTCTTCGCCCTCGGCGGCTACGCCATGGGCATGTACCTGATGCGCCAGATCGGCGACCGGGGCGTCTACGGCAACCCGCTGCTGCCGGACTTCATGGTGTTCCTGAACTGGGACGGCCTGCCCTGGTACTGGCACGGCTTCGACATGTTCTGGTTCGCCGCGCTGATGGTGGTGCTGGTGCCGGGCCTGCTCGCCTTCGTGTTCGGCTGGCTCGCCTTCCGCTCCCGGGTCACCGGCGTCTATCTCTCCATCATCACCCAGGCGATGACCTTCGCCCTGATGCTGGCCTTCTTCCGCAACGAGATGGGCTTCGGCGGCAACAACGGCCTGACCGACTTCAAGGACATCCTCGGCTTCAGCATCCAGGCCCGGGAGACCCGCGCCGCGCTGTTCTTCGCCACCGCGCTGGCGCTCTGTCTCGGACTGCTGCTGGCGATCTGGCTGGTCCGCTCCCGGTTCGGCCAGGCGCTGGTGGCGGTGCGCGACGCGGAGGCGCGGGCGCGCTTCATCGGCTACCGGGTGGAGCACTACAAGCTCATCATCTGGACCGTGTCGGCCGCCATGGCCGGCGTCGCCGGCGCCCTCTACGTGCCCCAGGTCGGCATCATCAATCCCGGCGAATTCGCCCCGGCCAACTCCATCGAGGCGGTGATCTGGGTCGCCGTCGGCGGGCGCGGCACCCTGGTCGGCTCCATCGTCGGCGCGGTGCTGGTCAATTTCGGCAAGACCTACTTCACCGGCGCCTTCCCCGAACTCTGGCTGTTCGTGCTCGGCGCCCTGTTCGTGGTCGTGACCGTGCTTCTGCCGCGCGGGATCATGGGCCCGTTCTTCGGCCTCATCGACCGGCGCCGCCAGCGCAAGCTGATCGCAGAGCAGCAGGAAAGCGCCGCCCGCGCCTCCGCCGAACGGGAAGCCGGCGTCGATCCCGACGACACCGCCATGGCCCGGGGAGGCGCTGCGGAATGA
- a CDS encoding response regulator — MSIAMAIAPHLPYLRRFARALTGSQTGGDAYVAACLEAIIEDPSLFDESLEARVATYRVLLSIWDSIDLNSRVDPGDLPHERNLEAMTPKARQAFLLTTVEGFSTAQAATILKTDEAAVSALLDEAGREIANQVSTTVMIIEDEPLIAMDIEVLVEGLGHDVAGIARTHSEASELARATKPGMILADIQLADGSSGLDAVNELLQELDVPVIFITAYPERLLTGERPEPAFLVTKPFEPEVVKAVISQALFFDTRAGKSHSSVAAAG; from the coding sequence ATGTCGATTGCCATGGCAATTGCGCCGCATCTTCCGTATCTGCGGCGTTTCGCGCGCGCGCTGACCGGAAGCCAGACTGGCGGCGACGCGTATGTTGCGGCGTGTCTCGAAGCCATCATCGAGGATCCGAGCCTCTTCGATGAATCGTTGGAGGCGCGGGTCGCGACCTATCGGGTTCTTCTGAGCATCTGGGACTCCATCGATCTCAACAGCCGGGTCGATCCCGGCGACCTGCCTCACGAGCGCAATCTCGAGGCGATGACGCCGAAGGCGCGGCAGGCATTCCTGCTCACCACCGTCGAGGGGTTCAGCACCGCCCAGGCGGCGACTATCCTGAAGACGGACGAGGCGGCCGTTTCGGCGCTTCTGGACGAGGCCGGCCGCGAGATCGCCAACCAGGTCTCCACCACGGTGATGATCATCGAGGACGAGCCGCTCATCGCCATGGACATCGAGGTCCTGGTGGAGGGCCTCGGCCACGACGTCGCCGGCATCGCGCGCACCCATTCCGAGGCGTCCGAACTCGCGCGCGCCACCAAGCCCGGGATGATCCTCGCCGACATCCAGCTCGCCGACGGCAGCTCGGGTCTGGATGCGGTGAACGAACTCCTGCAGGAGCTCGATGTTCCGGTGATCTTCATCACCGCCTATCCGGAGCGCCTGCTGACCGGTGAGCGGCCCGAGCCGGCCTTCCTGGTCACCAAGCCGTTCGAGCCGGAGGTGGTGAAGGCGGTGATCAGTCAGGCCCTGTTCTTCGACACCCGCGCCGGGAAAAGCCATTCGTCGGTGGCGGCGGCCGGCTGA
- a CDS encoding DUF4336 domain-containing protein, which yields MFSADPYPPLNVPKPLADDIWIVDGPVVRMRYALGSTLPFSTRMTIVRLSGDRLWVHSPTELTDELTASVSKLGEVAFLVAPNRIHWMSLAAWQRAFPAAVTHAAPGVETNAKEGGFRIDAMLGGSAPDGWAGEIDQVVVPGDILTEVEFFHRGSRTLILTDLIENFEPDHLHGFLAHTLMGLGGVVDPHGSTPRDLRFVFKPKDQVRRAAKMMVDWAPERVILAHGRCYLENATEELKRALAWTGFDRT from the coding sequence ATGTTTTCTGCAGACCCATATCCGCCGCTCAATGTTCCGAAGCCGCTGGCGGACGACATCTGGATCGTCGACGGACCGGTGGTACGAATGCGCTACGCCCTCGGCTCGACGCTTCCTTTTTCAACACGCATGACCATCGTCCGCCTCTCCGGCGATCGTCTCTGGGTCCATTCGCCCACTGAACTCACCGACGAGCTGACTGCGTCCGTCTCCAAGCTGGGCGAGGTGGCCTTTCTGGTTGCGCCGAACCGGATCCACTGGATGTCGCTGGCCGCCTGGCAGCGCGCCTTTCCCGCCGCCGTCACTCATGCCGCTCCCGGGGTCGAGACCAACGCGAAGGAGGGCGGGTTCCGGATCGACGCGATGCTGGGCGGCAGCGCGCCGGACGGGTGGGCCGGCGAGATCGATCAGGTCGTGGTCCCGGGCGACATTCTCACCGAAGTCGAGTTCTTTCATCGCGGTTCGCGCACGCTGATCCTCACCGATCTCATCGAGAATTTCGAACCCGACCATCTGCACGGCTTCCTCGCGCACACCCTCATGGGGCTGGGCGGCGTGGTCGATCCGCACGGCTCCACCCCGCGCGACCTGCGGTTCGTGTTCAAGCCGAAGGATCAGGTCCGGCGGGCGGCTAAGATGATGGTCGACTGGGCGCCGGAGCGGGTGATCCTCGCCCACGGCCGCTGCTATCTGGAAAACGCGACGGAAGAGCTGAAGCGCGCGCTCGCATGGACCGGGTTCGACCGGACCTGA
- a CDS encoding SulP family inorganic anion transporter, with product MTTVTGQTSPSFAELFTPKLVTVLREGYGLSQLKADAISGLTVAIVALPLSMAIAIASGATPAQGLYTAIVGGFFVSLLGGSRFQIGGPAGAFIVLVAATVAAHGMEGLFLATILSGLILAALGLLRLGTYIKFIPYPVTVGFTAGIAVIIFASQLKELFGLSLSGAEPGPLLDKLPVLWAAAPTADPATIGLALATIVIIVALKRLRPHWPGLLIAVAAATAATYAAGLPVATIGSKFGGIPSQLPMPSLPDITVDKIVAVLPSAVSFALLGSIESLLSAVVADGMTGRRHRSNCELVAQGVANVASGLFGGICVTGTIARTATNVRSGAHGPVSGILHAAFLAIFILVAAPLASFIPLASLAGVLAVVAWNMIEKHAFATLIRTSRGDAVVLLATFLLTVFRDLTEGIVVGFAIGSVLFIHRMSKTTAIETERPFVSEDRADSADGDREPYHEAGADRDVVVYRISGAFFFGAAASVGAILDRIADTHRVLIIDFAAVPFIDSTAANTIGGMVEKARRRGVKVFLSGTTHDARRTLVTHGIKPPDVSFEHSVAEARSKAHLVLARV from the coding sequence ATGACCACCGTCACCGGCCAGACCAGCCCGAGCTTCGCCGAGCTCTTCACCCCGAAGCTCGTCACCGTCCTGCGCGAGGGCTACGGCCTTTCGCAGCTCAAGGCCGACGCGATTTCGGGACTGACCGTCGCGATCGTCGCGCTGCCGCTGTCGATGGCGATCGCCATTGCCTCCGGCGCGACGCCCGCCCAGGGGCTCTACACGGCGATCGTCGGCGGTTTCTTCGTGTCGCTGCTCGGCGGCAGCCGCTTCCAGATCGGCGGTCCGGCCGGCGCCTTCATCGTGCTGGTGGCGGCGACCGTCGCCGCCCACGGCATGGAGGGGCTGTTTCTGGCCACGATCCTCTCCGGCCTGATCCTCGCCGCGCTGGGGCTGTTGCGCCTCGGCACCTACATCAAGTTCATCCCCTATCCGGTCACGGTCGGGTTTACGGCGGGGATCGCCGTCATCATCTTCGCCAGCCAGCTCAAGGAGCTGTTCGGGCTGAGCCTGTCGGGCGCCGAGCCCGGGCCGCTTCTGGACAAGCTGCCGGTGCTGTGGGCCGCCGCGCCCACCGCCGACCCGGCGACCATCGGGCTGGCGCTCGCCACCATCGTCATCATCGTCGCGCTGAAGCGGCTGCGCCCGCACTGGCCGGGCCTGCTCATCGCCGTGGCCGCCGCAACCGCCGCGACCTATGCGGCCGGCCTGCCGGTGGCGACCATCGGCTCCAAGTTCGGCGGCATTCCGAGCCAGCTGCCCATGCCGAGCCTGCCGGACATCACCGTGGACAAGATCGTCGCCGTGCTGCCGAGCGCAGTGTCGTTCGCGCTTCTGGGCTCGATCGAGTCGCTGCTGTCGGCCGTCGTTGCCGACGGCATGACCGGCCGCCGCCACCGCTCCAACTGCGAGCTGGTCGCCCAGGGCGTGGCCAACGTGGCGTCGGGCCTGTTCGGCGGGATCTGCGTGACCGGCACCATCGCCCGCACGGCGACCAACGTCCGCTCCGGCGCCCATGGCCCCGTGTCGGGCATCCTCCACGCCGCCTTTCTGGCCATCTTCATCCTGGTCGCCGCGCCGCTGGCGAGCTTCATTCCGCTGGCGAGCCTCGCCGGCGTGCTCGCGGTGGTCGCCTGGAACATGATCGAAAAGCACGCCTTCGCCACCCTGATCCGCACGTCGCGCGGCGACGCGGTGGTGCTTCTGGCGACCTTCCTGCTGACAGTCTTCCGCGACCTGACCGAGGGCATCGTGGTGGGCTTCGCCATCGGGTCGGTGCTGTTCATCCACCGCATGTCGAAGACCACCGCGATCGAGACCGAGCGGCCGTTCGTGTCGGAGGACCGGGCCGACAGCGCCGACGGGGACAGGGAACCCTACCACGAGGCCGGTGCCGACCGGGACGTGGTGGTCTACCGGATTTCCGGCGCGTTCTTCTTCGGAGCCGCCGCATCGGTCGGCGCCATCCTGGACCGGATCGCCGACACCCACCGGGTGCTCATCATCGACTTCGCCGCGGTCCCCTTCATCGATTCCACCGCCGCCAACACCATCGGCGGCATGGTCGAAAAGGCCCGGCGGCGCGGGGTGAAGGTCTTCCTGTCGGGCACCACCCACGACGCCCGGCGCACCCTGGTCACCCACGGCATCAAGCCGCCGGACGTCTCGTTCGAACACTCGGTGGCCGAGGCCCGGTCCAAGGCCCACCTGGTGCTGGCCCGGGTGTGA
- the amt gene encoding ammonium transporter encodes MKKLTTLLTGASAAGLGLALTTHGAFAQDVAAEAAEAAAAPGVPFIFNTTLFLMAGFLVMFMAAGFAMLEAGLVRGKNVSMQCLKNIGLYSTAGIMFWLLGYNLMYDGVDGGYLGSFSWFSVPDPASDTGDYAAASDWYFQMVFCAATASIVSGTVAERVKLWPFMIFVVFLTGVFYPITGSWGWGGGWLSEMGFSDFAGSTIVHSVGGWAALAGAIVIGPRLGKFGPNGEAHALPGSSIPLATLGTFILWLGWFGFNGGSQLALGSPEDASSVARIFVNTNTAAAAGVVVVMILTQIFYRKVDVTMALNGALAGLVSITAEPLAPSLLLAAIIGGIGGAIVVVVVPLLDKIRIDDVVGAIPVHLVAGIWGTLAVVLSNGDASLGTQVIGIVAYGAFTFVASLILWFILKAIMGLRPTPEDEELGLDRTEVGVEAYPEFGIGSQRM; translated from the coding sequence ATGAAAAAGCTCACCACCCTCCTCACCGGAGCTTCGGCCGCCGGGCTCGGCCTGGCGCTGACGACCCATGGGGCGTTCGCCCAGGACGTCGCCGCCGAAGCAGCCGAAGCGGCCGCCGCTCCGGGCGTGCCGTTCATCTTCAATACGACGCTGTTCCTGATGGCGGGCTTCCTGGTCATGTTCATGGCCGCGGGCTTCGCCATGCTGGAGGCCGGCCTCGTGCGCGGCAAGAACGTGTCGATGCAGTGCCTGAAGAACATCGGGCTCTACTCGACGGCCGGCATCATGTTCTGGCTGCTCGGCTACAACCTGATGTATGACGGCGTCGACGGCGGATATCTCGGCAGCTTCAGCTGGTTCTCCGTGCCGGATCCGGCGTCGGATACCGGCGACTACGCTGCCGCCTCCGACTGGTACTTCCAGATGGTGTTCTGCGCGGCCACCGCGTCGATCGTGTCCGGCACCGTTGCCGAGCGCGTGAAGCTCTGGCCGTTCATGATCTTCGTCGTGTTCCTGACCGGTGTGTTCTATCCGATCACCGGCTCCTGGGGCTGGGGCGGCGGCTGGCTGTCCGAGATGGGCTTCTCCGACTTCGCCGGCTCCACCATCGTGCACTCGGTCGGCGGCTGGGCCGCTCTTGCCGGCGCGATCGTGATCGGCCCGCGTCTGGGCAAGTTCGGTCCGAACGGTGAAGCGCACGCCCTGCCGGGCTCGTCGATCCCGCTGGCCACCCTGGGCACCTTCATTCTGTGGCTCGGCTGGTTCGGCTTCAACGGCGGCTCGCAGCTCGCCCTCGGCTCGCCGGAAGACGCCTCGTCGGTGGCCCGCATCTTCGTCAACACCAACACGGCCGCCGCCGCCGGCGTGGTCGTGGTGATGATCCTGACGCAGATCTTCTACCGCAAGGTCGACGTGACCATGGCGCTCAACGGCGCGCTGGCCGGTCTCGTCTCCATCACCGCCGAGCCGCTCGCTCCGTCGCTGCTGCTCGCCGCCATCATCGGCGGTATCGGTGGCGCCATCGTCGTGGTCGTCGTGCCGCTTCTGGACAAGATCCGCATCGACGACGTGGTCGGCGCGATCCCGGTCCATCTGGTCGCCGGCATCTGGGGCACGCTGGCCGTGGTCCTGTCCAACGGCGATGCCAGCCTCGGCACCCAGGTCATCGGCATCGTGGCCTACGGCGCGTTCACCTTCGTGGCGAGCCTGATCCTCTGGTTCATCCTGAAGGCGATCATGGGCCTGCGGCCGACGCCGGAAGACGAGGAGCTGGGTCTCGATCGCACCGAGGTGGGCGTCGAAGCCTATCCGGAGTTCGGGATCGGCAGCCAGCGGATGTAA
- the tesB gene encoding acyl-CoA thioesterase II, whose translation MSAVDDLLAILDLEPLEQDLFRGRSPQVGWQRVFGGQVIGQSLVAATRTVEGRGVHSLHGYFMRPGDPEVPILYQVERIRDGRSFTTRRVVAIQHGKAIFSMSASFQVDEDGLDHQIDLPEGLPMPEDLPSEQEFKERVIDGAPENVRRYWQRERPIERRPVDLRHYLTREKLDPYQYVWVRTTGPLPPDRESHACVLAYASDLTLLDTSLFPHGTSVFDKTIQTASLDHAMWFHRPFKADEWLLYAQDSPWTGGARGFSRGLIYTREGVLVASVAQEGLIRPIDPAKA comes from the coding sequence ATGAGCGCTGTCGACGACCTCCTTGCTATCTTGGATCTTGAACCGCTGGAACAAGATCTTTTCCGTGGGCGGAGTCCTCAGGTGGGCTGGCAGCGGGTTTTCGGCGGTCAGGTCATCGGCCAGTCGCTAGTGGCGGCGACGCGCACGGTGGAGGGGCGCGGCGTGCATTCGCTGCACGGGTACTTCATGCGGCCCGGCGATCCGGAGGTCCCGATCCTCTATCAGGTGGAACGCATCCGCGACGGGCGCAGCTTCACCACCCGCCGGGTCGTCGCGATCCAGCACGGCAAGGCGATCTTCTCCATGTCGGCGTCCTTTCAGGTCGACGAGGACGGGCTCGATCATCAGATCGACCTGCCCGAAGGCCTGCCCATGCCGGAGGACCTGCCGAGCGAGCAGGAGTTCAAGGAGCGGGTGATCGACGGCGCGCCGGAGAACGTGCGTCGCTACTGGCAGCGGGAGCGGCCCATCGAGCGCCGGCCCGTGGACCTGCGCCACTATCTCACCCGGGAGAAGCTCGATCCCTACCAGTATGTCTGGGTGCGGACGACCGGCCCGCTTCCACCGGACCGCGAAAGTCATGCCTGCGTGCTGGCCTACGCCTCCGACCTGACGCTTCTCGACACGTCGCTATTTCCGCATGGAACCTCGGTCTTCGACAAGACCATCCAGACTGCGAGCCTGGATCATGCGATGTGGTTCCATCGCCCGTTCAAGGCGGATGAGTGGCTCCTCTATGCCCAGGACAGCCCGTGGACCGGCGGGGCGCGGGGCTTCAGCCGCGGCCTCATCTACACGCGGGAGGGCGTTCTCGTCGCCTCGGTCGCCCAGGAAGGGCTGATCCGCCCGATCGATCCGGCGAAGGCCTGA
- a CDS encoding acyl-CoA thioesterase, translating into MSAADAAPPSPRPSPSIREDYRALRTLTTRWMDNDIYGHMNNVVHYSLFDTAVNGWLIDEGLLDLGAGTRIGLVVETGCRYFAEMAFPDIVTAGIRVARLGTSSVRYEVGLFRNDADEAAAEGFFVHVYVDRETRRPAPLAADMRQRLETLLVA; encoded by the coding sequence ATGTCTGCTGCCGACGCGGCACCGCCCTCCCCCCGTCCGTCCCCGTCGATCCGCGAAGACTACCGTGCCCTGCGCACGCTCACGACCCGCTGGATGGACAACGACATCTACGGCCACATGAACAATGTGGTCCATTATTCGCTGTTCGACACGGCGGTGAACGGCTGGCTGATCGATGAGGGGCTGCTGGATCTGGGTGCGGGCACCCGGATCGGACTGGTGGTGGAGACCGGCTGCCGCTACTTCGCCGAAATGGCGTTTCCCGACATCGTCACGGCGGGGATCAGGGTCGCGCGGCTCGGCACCTCGTCCGTGCGCTACGAGGTGGGCCTGTTCCGCAACGACGCGGACGAGGCAGCCGCGGAGGGGTTCTTCGTCCACGTCTATGTCGACCGGGAAACGCGCCGCCCCGCGCCGCTTGCCGCGGACATGCGGCAACGGCTGGAAACACTCCTGGTCGCCTGA
- a CDS encoding sigma-70 family RNA polymerase sigma factor, which translates to MNPRKELLEHIPNLRAFALSLTGNADQADDLVQEALMKAWTSLDRFQPGTNMRAWLFTILRNAFYSEFRKKRREVEDADGAMAAKLSSHPEQLGHMDFDDFRRVLDELPSDQREALILIGASGFSYEEAAEICGCAVGTVKSRVNRARTRLADLLSVESTSEYGPDSIAGPIVSGTPPTKGRSVA; encoded by the coding sequence ATGAACCCGCGCAAAGAACTCCTGGAGCACATTCCGAACCTGCGGGCGTTCGCTTTGTCCCTGACAGGCAATGCCGATCAGGCGGATGATCTCGTTCAGGAAGCGCTGATGAAGGCGTGGACCTCGCTGGACCGGTTCCAGCCGGGCACCAACATGCGCGCCTGGCTGTTCACCATCCTGCGCAACGCGTTCTATTCGGAGTTCCGGAAGAAGCGCCGCGAGGTCGAGGACGCGGACGGCGCCATGGCGGCGAAGCTGTCGAGCCATCCCGAACAGCTCGGCCATATGGATTTCGACGATTTCCGGCGGGTGCTGGACGAGTTGCCGTCCGATCAGCGCGAGGCGTTGATCCTGATCGGCGCGTCGGGCTTTTCCTACGAAGAGGCGGCGGAGATCTGCGGGTGCGCGGTCGGCACCGTGAAGAGCCGCGTGAACCGGGCGCGAACCCGGCTGGCCGATCTTCTGTCGGTCGAATCGACCTCCGAATACGGTCCCGACTCGATTGCCGGGCCGATCGTCAGCGGTACGCCGCCGACAAAGGGCCGTTCGGTCGCCTGA
- the urtE gene encoding urea ABC transporter ATP-binding subunit UrtE: MLEVRNVDLHYGAAHALRSVSLTCRPGEVTCLMGRNGVGKTSLLRAVMGQHPISGGEIVWDGKAFGASPPYERARRGLAMVPQGREIFPLLTVGENLQTGFAGLPPAQRRIPDDVFELFPVLSSMMNRRGGDLSGGQQQQLAIGRAMVRRPKLLLLDEPTEGIQPSIIIQIGNAIDYLRQRGDMAILLVEQYFEFARDLADTFAVMERGEIVMSGTRAEMDEDKIRANMTV; the protein is encoded by the coding sequence ATGCTGGAAGTCCGCAACGTCGACCTTCACTATGGCGCGGCCCACGCGCTGCGCTCCGTCAGCCTGACCTGCCGGCCGGGCGAGGTGACCTGCCTGATGGGCCGCAACGGCGTCGGCAAGACCTCGCTCCTGCGCGCCGTCATGGGCCAGCATCCGATTTCCGGCGGCGAGATCGTCTGGGACGGCAAGGCGTTCGGCGCAAGCCCGCCCTACGAGCGCGCCCGCCGGGGGCTGGCCATGGTGCCCCAGGGCCGCGAGATCTTTCCGCTCCTGACCGTGGGCGAGAACCTCCAGACCGGCTTCGCCGGCCTGCCGCCCGCCCAGCGGCGCATCCCGGACGACGTGTTCGAGCTGTTTCCCGTCCTGTCCTCGATGATGAACCGCCGCGGCGGCGACCTGTCCGGCGGCCAGCAGCAGCAGCTCGCCATCGGCCGCGCCATGGTGCGGCGACCGAAGCTCCTCCTGCTGGACGAGCCGACGGAAGGCATCCAGCCCTCCATCATCATCCAGATCGGCAACGCCATCGACTATCTGCGCCAGCGCGGCGACATGGCGATCCTGCTGGTGGAGCAGTATTTCGAGTTCGCCCGCGATCTGGCCGACACCTTCGCCGTGATGGAGCGCGGCGAGATCGTCATGTCCGGTACCCGCGCCGAGATGGACGAGGACAAGATCCGCGCCAACATGACGGTGTGA
- a CDS encoding helix-turn-helix domain-containing protein yields the protein MITAAQMRAARALLGIDQKTLAEKAGVSVPTIQRMEASPGNVRGVVESLTKVVEALDALGIELIGDNAPSTALGRGVRLKEPAPPRGG from the coding sequence GTGATCACCGCCGCCCAGATGCGCGCCGCGCGCGCCCTCCTCGGCATCGACCAGAAAACGCTGGCGGAAAAGGCCGGCGTGTCCGTGCCGACCATCCAGCGGATGGAGGCGAGCCCCGGCAACGTGCGCGGGGTGGTGGAAAGCCTGACCAAGGTCGTCGAGGCGCTGGATGCCCTCGGCATCGAACTGATCGGCGACAACGCACCGAGCACGGCCCTGGGCCGCGGCGTCCGCCTGAAGGAGCCCGCCCCGCCGCGCGGAGGCTGA
- the urtD gene encoding urea ABC transporter ATP-binding protein UrtD gives MSLTSSLLYLDGVTVSFDGFKALNNLSMVLQEGEMRAIIGPNGAGKTTMMDCITGKTRPDTGTIYFDGTVDLTRLDEAAIANEGIGRKFQKPTVFENHTVRTNIALALKESRSPFHLLVSRLSREQNTRIDEVLDTIRLSHLQKETAANLSHGQKQWLEIGMLLAQDPRLLLVDEPVAGMTDSETAETARLLVEIAKTHTVIVVEHDMAFVRDLDVKVTVLHEGSVLSEGTLDHVSADTRVIDVYLGR, from the coding sequence ATGAGCCTCACGTCCTCGCTTCTCTATCTCGACGGCGTCACCGTCTCCTTCGACGGCTTCAAGGCGCTCAACAACCTCTCCATGGTGCTCCAGGAGGGCGAGATGCGCGCCATCATCGGCCCCAACGGCGCCGGCAAGACCACCATGATGGACTGCATCACCGGCAAGACGCGTCCGGACACCGGCACCATCTATTTCGACGGAACCGTCGACCTGACCCGGCTCGACGAGGCGGCCATCGCCAACGAGGGGATCGGCCGGAAATTCCAGAAGCCGACCGTGTTCGAGAACCACACGGTGCGCACCAACATCGCGCTGGCGCTGAAGGAAAGCCGCTCGCCGTTCCACCTGCTCGTCTCCCGGCTGTCGCGGGAGCAGAACACCCGCATCGACGAGGTGCTGGACACGATCCGGCTGTCGCATCTCCAGAAGGAGACGGCGGCGAACCTCTCCCACGGCCAGAAGCAATGGCTGGAGATCGGCATGCTGCTCGCCCAGGACCCGCGGCTGCTGCTGGTCGACGAGCCGGTCGCCGGCATGACGGATTCGGAGACGGCCGAAACCGCCCGGCTGCTGGTGGAAATCGCGAAAACCCACACCGTCATCGTCGTCGAGCACGACATGGCGTTCGTGCGCGATCTCGACGTGAAGGTGACGGTGCTGCACGAGGGCTCGGTGCTGTCGGAAGGCACCCTCGATCACGTCAGCGCCGACACCCGCGTCATCGACGTCTATCTGGGTCGGTAG